A region of Maribacter algicola DNA encodes the following proteins:
- a CDS encoding carboxy terminal-processing peptidase, with product MKRNLAYVLTIMLVAVASCSFTNKSFDNDDKDKLLLDLITYVLEKGHYEPKEIDDDFSVSVFEDFIDVLDPTKRYFLATDIADFEQYKFQIDDQIKNTDITFFNLVYERLMQRMGDAKEIYKEVLKKPFDYSENEIISIKYEDEPFASNRQELMERWRKQLKYATLGTYDSKIAHAEKPADEAISDDHDHSAHSPEEAEIESRESTEATLDEFFDFVDDLERKDWFVQYINTIVDEFDPHTFYFAPDDKEKFDMNMSGKFEGIGARLQKKPEGAKIVEIISGGPVWRDQRLEVGDEIIKVGQNGEEPINIVGMRLDDAIKLIKGPQGTVVDLTVRKVDGSLEEISLTRDVVELEESYAKSANIIRGDEKFGIINLPKFYVDFEDYNERNAATDVAKEVERLKEEGVEGLILDLRDNGGGSLKTVVEMAGLFIKDGPIVQVRSGNKQKEVYDDKDERIQWDGPLVILVNELSASASEILAAAMQDYKRAIVIGSKQTFGKGTVQNVIPLDNIVRSNEHGDLGAIKLTTQKFYRINGGSTQLEGVKSDVVVPDKYSYIDLGERDQANPLKWDKITPADYEIWDGYLDYEQTVAKSKKRMESNPQIKLIEENAKWLKSEQDETEISLNYNTYKEEKEKDKEQSNYFKSLMDYDSKLTFKSLKYEQELFAQDSVLREKRDRWHKSLAKDVYVEEAVNVLEDLKMNNLKNLKLASSVKN from the coding sequence ATGAAAAGAAATTTAGCTTATGTTCTTACGATAATGCTGGTTGCGGTGGCATCCTGCAGTTTCACAAATAAGTCTTTTGATAATGACGATAAGGATAAATTGTTATTGGACCTGATTACCTATGTTTTGGAAAAGGGACATTACGAGCCCAAGGAAATCGACGATGATTTTTCGGTCAGCGTTTTTGAAGACTTTATAGATGTTCTCGATCCCACAAAACGCTATTTTTTAGCTACAGATATAGCTGATTTTGAGCAATATAAGTTCCAAATCGACGATCAAATAAAAAATACTGACATCACTTTTTTCAATTTGGTGTATGAAAGGCTGATGCAACGAATGGGCGATGCGAAGGAAATCTACAAGGAAGTCCTTAAGAAACCTTTCGATTATTCGGAGAATGAAATTATAAGTATAAAATACGAGGATGAGCCATTCGCTTCCAACAGGCAGGAATTAATGGAACGCTGGAGGAAACAACTCAAATATGCTACTTTGGGTACTTATGACTCCAAAATCGCACATGCTGAGAAGCCAGCTGACGAGGCTATTTCAGATGACCATGACCATAGTGCCCATTCCCCGGAAGAGGCTGAAATAGAATCAAGGGAATCAACCGAAGCCACGTTGGATGAATTTTTTGATTTTGTGGATGATTTGGAGCGAAAGGATTGGTTCGTACAGTATATCAACACCATAGTTGACGAGTTTGATCCGCACACATTTTATTTTGCTCCGGACGACAAGGAAAAATTTGACATGAATATGTCCGGCAAATTTGAAGGTATAGGTGCTAGGCTACAGAAAAAACCGGAAGGTGCCAAAATTGTTGAAATCATTTCAGGGGGTCCGGTGTGGAGAGACCAACGGTTGGAAGTTGGCGATGAAATAATTAAAGTGGGCCAAAATGGCGAGGAACCTATCAACATAGTTGGCATGCGTTTGGATGATGCCATAAAGTTGATTAAGGGCCCACAGGGAACGGTTGTTGACCTAACAGTACGAAAGGTAGATGGTTCTTTGGAGGAGATATCGTTGACTAGAGATGTTGTGGAATTGGAAGAGTCCTATGCAAAATCTGCCAATATTATAAGAGGTGATGAAAAATTCGGGATTATAAATCTTCCAAAATTCTATGTGGATTTTGAGGATTACAACGAAAGAAATGCTGCCACAGATGTGGCCAAGGAAGTTGAGCGCCTAAAAGAAGAAGGTGTCGAAGGATTGATTTTGGACCTAAGGGACAATGGGGGAGGTTCCTTAAAGACAGTTGTTGAAATGGCCGGTCTATTCATTAAAGATGGGCCCATCGTTCAAGTTAGGTCAGGAAACAAGCAAAAAGAAGTTTATGATGATAAGGACGAAAGAATACAGTGGGACGGACCTTTGGTGATACTCGTGAACGAACTTTCTGCATCCGCATCCGAAATTTTGGCCGCTGCCATGCAGGATTATAAAAGGGCCATCGTGATAGGAAGCAAGCAAACCTTTGGAAAGGGAACCGTACAAAACGTAATACCTTTGGACAACATCGTTAGAAGCAATGAACATGGAGATTTGGGTGCCATTAAATTGACTACCCAAAAATTCTATAGAATCAATGGAGGTTCAACCCAATTGGAAGGTGTTAAAAGTGATGTTGTGGTACCGGATAAATACAGTTATATCGATTTAGGAGAGCGAGATCAGGCAAATCCTTTAAAATGGGATAAAATTACACCTGCCGACTATGAAATCTGGGATGGCTATCTTGATTATGAGCAAACGGTGGCCAAGAGTAAAAAGAGAATGGAAAGCAACCCACAGATAAAACTTATTGAGGAAAATGCAAAATGGTTGAAGTCTGAACAGGACGAAACCGAGATTTCCCTAAATTACAATACGTATAAAGAGGAGAAGGAAAAGGATAAGGAACAGTCCAATTATTTCAAAAGTCTAATGGACTATGATTCTAAATTGACTTTTAAGTCCTTGAAATATGAACAGGAATTATTTGCCCAAGATTCTGTGTTAAGGGAAAAAAGGGATAGATGGCATAAGAGTTTGGCTAAGGATGTATATGTAGAAGAAGCCGTCAATGTTCTTGAGGATTTAAAAATGAACAATCTTAAGAACCTTAAACTCGCCAGTAGCGTAAAAAATTAA
- the msrA gene encoding peptide-methionine (S)-S-oxide reductase MsrA — protein sequence MNKSNLDSITVGGGCFWCTEAIFQEIKGVQSVISGYTGGNAPGKPTYREICSGLTGHAEVVKISYDPTMITVYDLLQIFMTTHDPTTLNRQGADVGTQYRSVIYYRDDYQKKIAENILADVAPLYENPIVTEVSPLGIFYEAEDYHQDYYKNNGSQGYCQVVINPKLAKLKKLYATKIK from the coding sequence ATGAATAAATCAAATTTAGATTCCATCACAGTGGGCGGAGGCTGTTTTTGGTGTACTGAAGCCATATTTCAGGAAATCAAAGGAGTACAATCCGTTATATCAGGATATACGGGTGGAAATGCACCCGGTAAACCCACGTATAGGGAGATTTGTTCCGGTCTGACCGGTCATGCCGAAGTTGTAAAAATATCCTATGACCCTACCATGATTACCGTGTACGACCTTTTACAAATCTTTATGACAACGCATGACCCTACCACCTTGAACAGGCAGGGTGCGGACGTAGGAACACAATACCGCTCCGTAATATACTATAGAGACGATTATCAGAAAAAAATTGCGGAAAATATACTGGCGGATGTAGCACCACTCTATGAAAATCCCATTGTTACGGAAGTATCCCCGCTTGGCATTTTTTATGAGGCTGAGGACTATCATCAAGACTACTATAAAAATAATGGCTCACAAGGGTATTGCCAAGTCGTCATTAATCCTAAACTTGCCAAGCTAAAAAAGTTGTATGCCACTAAAATCAAATAA
- the msrB gene encoding peptide-methionine (R)-S-oxide reductase MsrB has product MALTWKDIIHFSVKGNPTPDTRVEKSESEWKQLLTPEQFRITRKKGTEAPHSGALCSVHDAGKYGCICCGTLLFDSSIKFESGTGWPSFTQPIKENAIKYIKDSSFGMVRVEVLCNTCDAHLGHVFPDGPPPSGLRYCINSESMKMIKEAINE; this is encoded by the coding sequence ATGGCACTTACTTGGAAAGATATAATTCATTTTTCTGTTAAAGGAAATCCCACTCCGGACACGCGCGTAGAAAAATCGGAAAGTGAATGGAAACAACTATTGACCCCAGAGCAATTTAGGATTACCAGAAAGAAGGGAACGGAAGCTCCCCATTCAGGCGCCTTATGTAGTGTTCACGATGCCGGAAAATATGGTTGTATTTGTTGTGGTACCCTTTTATTTGACTCGAGCATTAAGTTTGAGTCTGGAACAGGATGGCCAAGCTTTACGCAGCCCATAAAAGAAAATGCCATAAAGTATATAAAGGACTCCTCTTTTGGAATGGTACGGGTAGAAGTTCTTTGCAATACATGTGATGCCCACCTAGGCCATGTTTTTCCTGATGGTCCTCCTCCAAGCGGATTACGATATTGTATCAATTCGGAATCCATGAAAATGATTAAGGAGGCGATCAATGAATAA
- a CDS encoding DNA/RNA non-specific endonuclease, translated as MSVYRKNSTIYSILIVICIVGFWVFENFYTPDTYSKKNDENNASSFPLEYLPSSTTGDIVHHSYFSLSYNEPFEQAEWVAYELEKKHLTYDDRNRPYFIEDPWVKSKSADWRNYKGSGYDRGHLCPAGDRRFSEQAYNETFYTSNISPQDKDFNAGVWNRLEMQVRQWAKRYGKVIVITGGVLEQGLQEIGEEDVDVPKKFYKIVARKEGKKFKVLGFLLPGAEQQRPLQDFCIPIDSIEALTGIDFFGQMDVGLQKELEGKVDTEDWRF; from the coding sequence ATGTCCGTATATCGTAAAAATAGTACTATTTACTCCATTTTAATAGTGATTTGTATCGTTGGGTTTTGGGTATTTGAGAACTTTTACACCCCGGATACCTATTCAAAAAAGAATGATGAAAATAACGCAAGTTCTTTTCCTTTGGAGTATTTGCCCAGTTCCACTACCGGGGATATCGTGCATCATTCCTATTTTTCATTATCGTATAATGAGCCGTTTGAACAAGCGGAATGGGTCGCCTATGAATTGGAAAAAAAACATTTGACTTACGATGATCGCAATAGGCCCTATTTCATTGAAGATCCTTGGGTAAAATCCAAGTCGGCAGACTGGCGAAACTATAAGGGTTCAGGTTATGACAGGGGACATTTATGTCCAGCTGGGGACCGTAGGTTTTCGGAACAAGCTTATAATGAAACATTTTATACGAGTAATATCAGTCCGCAGGACAAGGACTTTAATGCCGGTGTTTGGAATAGGTTGGAGATGCAAGTGCGCCAATGGGCAAAACGTTATGGAAAAGTGATCGTTATAACGGGTGGTGTTCTGGAACAGGGATTACAAGAAATAGGGGAGGAGGATGTGGATGTTCCCAAGAAATTTTATAAGATAGTTGCTCGTAAGGAAGGGAAAAAATTCAAGGTTTTGGGCTTTTTACTTCCCGGAGCGGAACAGCAAAGACCCCTACAAGACTTTTGCATTCCTATAGATAGTATAGAAGCCCTAACCGGAATCGACTTTTTTGGACAAATGGATGTTGGACTTCAGAAAGAATTGGAAGGCAAGGTGGATACGGAAGATTGGAGGTTCTAA
- the rodA gene encoding rod shape-determining protein RodA, translated as MFGKVLRRIDWLTILIYMALVLIGWTNIYSSTFTDEQTSLLDLTTRSGKQLFFIIVSFVTIIVILALEANFYERFASLFYLLTILSLIGLFLFGKTIAGATSWYDLGFFNFQPSELAKVATALALAKYLSDIQTDLRRVKDQLYALLIILIPALLIIPQPDPGSALVFFSLIFVIFREGLPLYYLGIVFTLILIFITTLMFGTIWLTIGLLLLIALFFLLKRKSLKVSILPIVIGSIAIILFSLSVNFVFNNLFEQRHRDRFSLWLRLEKDPEKLEQIRKTIGYNTYQSEKAIESGGISGKGFLEGTRTKGDFVPEQDTDYIFTTIGEEWGFIGTATVIILFSILFLRLIYLAERQKNAFSRMYGYGVISVLLIHYFINIGMVIGILPTIGIPLPFFSYGGSGLLFFTLLLFIFLKLDTNRLKENF; from the coding sequence GTGTTTGGTAAAGTTCTAAGACGCATAGATTGGCTTACGATTCTTATTTACATGGCACTGGTCCTCATAGGTTGGACCAATATTTATTCAAGTACGTTTACTGATGAACAAACCTCGCTACTGGATTTAACTACGCGATCGGGGAAACAGCTCTTTTTTATCATTGTAAGTTTTGTAACGATAATTGTGATTCTTGCCCTGGAAGCCAACTTTTATGAACGCTTTGCAAGCCTATTTTACCTCCTTACCATACTTTCTCTGATAGGATTGTTCCTGTTTGGTAAGACTATCGCAGGAGCAACATCTTGGTACGACTTAGGTTTTTTTAACTTTCAACCGTCTGAATTGGCAAAGGTAGCCACTGCTCTGGCCCTTGCGAAATACCTGAGTGACATCCAAACCGACCTAAGGCGCGTAAAGGACCAATTGTACGCACTCTTGATTATACTAATTCCAGCCCTGCTTATCATACCCCAACCGGATCCTGGAAGCGCTCTGGTGTTCTTTTCCTTGATATTCGTGATTTTTAGGGAAGGATTGCCTCTCTATTACTTAGGTATTGTTTTTACCTTGATTTTAATCTTTATAACAACCTTAATGTTCGGAACTATTTGGCTGACAATTGGATTATTACTTTTGATAGCCCTGTTTTTTCTTCTAAAACGTAAGTCCTTAAAGGTTTCCATACTTCCTATCGTTATTGGCTCAATTGCAATAATTCTCTTCTCGCTATCAGTGAATTTTGTATTTAACAATCTTTTTGAACAACGACATCGGGATCGGTTCAGCTTGTGGCTTCGTTTGGAAAAAGACCCTGAAAAATTGGAACAGATTAGAAAAACTATCGGATATAACACCTATCAGTCCGAAAAAGCTATAGAATCAGGTGGGATTTCAGGAAAGGGATTTTTAGAGGGTACAAGGACCAAAGGCGATTTTGTACCTGAACAGGATACTGACTATATTTTTACAACGATAGGTGAAGAGTGGGGTTTTATAGGAACGGCTACGGTAATTATCCTTTTTTCCATTCTTTTTTTGAGATTGATTTACCTGGCGGAACGGCAAAAAAATGCGTTTTCAAGAATGTATGGCTATGGTGTCATATCTGTCCTCCTGATCCACTATTTTATAAATATAGGTATGGTAATAGGAATTTTACCTACCATTGGAATCCCATTACCTTTTTTTAGCTACGGCGGCTCCGGGCTACTTTTCTTTACCCTATTGCTTTTTATTTTTTTGAAATTGGACACAAATCGATTGAAGGAAAATTTTTAG
- the mrdA gene encoding penicillin-binding protein 2, with the protein MRRILLSLIIIIIGITFLGRLSYLQIFSFSPDQVIEDPSIKRVYTYPERGYIYDRNGNLLVGNDPAYDVMVIPREVQPLDTLEFCGMLGIDKEKFVEKLTKARVYSPRLPSVLVPQLSKEDYAKLQEKMRKYKGFYIQKRSLRYYDTPSAANVLGYISEVNEGDLAKNKYYIQGELRGRTGVERYYEELLRGRKGVQYIQKDRFNRDIGPYKNGSLDTLPEQGKQISITLDKTLQEYGERLMVGKRGGIVALEPATGEILSMISGPTYDPSLLVGRERSKNYTELYNDTIANPTWDRSIHAQQPPGSPFKTLNALIALQEGVLDESTTIRCFNGFYVGKKKRGCHCGGGLRNLNSGIYQSCNAYFAGTFRKIFEKFDTTDEAMDVWEKHMKSFGLGDYLGYDLPFGQKGRIPSKEYYDKWYGDNRWSSSFIISNSIGQGEVLATPVQLANMTAAIANRGFYYTPHILKKIEGKEITDPKFTEPKRTTIDKEHFEPVVQGMADVYRKGTARWLQIPGIEVAGKTGTAENFTKINGVRTQLTDHSVFIAFAPVENPKIAIAVYIENGYFGSRYAGHIASLMIEKYLKGDITRKDLEKKMLEKTLEHEYAKPFSGEEFKINERVW; encoded by the coding sequence ATGAGAAGAATATTACTTTCATTGATTATCATAATAATAGGAATTACCTTTTTGGGTAGGTTGTCCTATTTGCAGATATTCAGCTTCTCGCCCGATCAAGTTATTGAAGATCCCAGTATAAAAAGGGTGTACACCTATCCTGAAAGGGGTTATATCTATGATAGAAACGGAAATCTCTTGGTAGGCAATGATCCTGCCTATGATGTAATGGTAATACCAAGGGAAGTCCAACCTTTGGATACCTTGGAGTTTTGTGGAATGTTAGGTATAGACAAGGAGAAATTTGTTGAAAAGCTCACTAAGGCTAGGGTATATTCCCCTAGGTTACCATCGGTACTAGTTCCGCAGCTCTCGAAAGAGGACTATGCCAAGTTGCAGGAGAAGATGAGGAAATATAAAGGATTCTACATACAAAAGAGATCCCTAAGATATTATGACACCCCAAGTGCTGCAAATGTATTGGGCTATATAAGCGAGGTAAATGAAGGGGATCTGGCAAAAAATAAGTATTACATTCAAGGGGAACTAAGGGGAAGAACAGGGGTTGAAAGATACTATGAGGAACTCTTAAGGGGAAGAAAGGGTGTTCAGTATATTCAGAAAGACAGATTTAACAGAGATATAGGTCCCTATAAAAATGGTTCCTTGGATACACTTCCAGAACAAGGAAAACAGATTAGTATAACCTTGGACAAGACCCTTCAGGAATATGGAGAGCGCTTGATGGTGGGTAAAAGAGGGGGTATCGTGGCGCTGGAACCCGCCACTGGTGAAATTTTAAGTATGATTTCAGGGCCCACCTATGACCCCTCACTCCTTGTAGGCAGGGAACGTTCCAAAAACTATACAGAACTTTACAATGACACCATTGCAAATCCTACATGGGATCGATCTATTCATGCCCAACAACCACCAGGATCACCCTTTAAAACCTTAAATGCCCTTATCGCCTTGCAGGAAGGTGTGTTGGACGAATCAACAACCATTAGATGTTTTAACGGTTTTTATGTAGGAAAAAAGAAACGGGGATGCCACTGTGGTGGAGGTCTCCGAAATCTAAATAGTGGCATCTACCAATCCTGCAATGCTTATTTTGCAGGCACTTTCAGAAAAATCTTTGAAAAATTTGATACTACGGACGAGGCCATGGATGTCTGGGAGAAACATATGAAAAGTTTTGGCCTTGGCGATTATCTAGGCTATGACTTGCCGTTTGGTCAAAAAGGGAGAATACCAAGTAAAGAATACTATGACAAATGGTACGGTGACAACAGATGGAGCTCCTCTTTCATCATATCCAATTCCATAGGGCAAGGTGAAGTATTGGCAACTCCCGTGCAATTGGCGAATATGACGGCTGCTATAGCGAATAGGGGATTTTATTATACACCCCATATCCTAAAAAAAATCGAAGGTAAGGAAATTACGGACCCCAAGTTCACCGAACCCAAGCGCACCACAATAGACAAGGAACATTTTGAGCCCGTCGTTCAAGGAATGGCAGATGTTTACAGAAAGGGAACCGCAAGATGGTTGCAAATACCAGGTATTGAGGTAGCTGGGAAAACAGGTACTGCCGAAAATTTCACCAAAATCAACGGTGTACGCACCCAATTAACGGACCACTCCGTGTTCATAGCCTTTGCACCGGTTGAGAATCCAAAAATTGCCATAGCCGTATACATCGAGAATGGGTATTTTGGGTCCAGATATGCCGGTCATATAGCGTCTTTGATGATCGAAAAATACTTAAAAGGTGATATCACCAGAAAGGATTTGGAGAAGAAAATGTTGGAAAAAACACTGGAACACGAATACGCCAAACCATTTAGTGGTGAGGAATTTAAAATAAACGAACGTGTTTGGTAA
- the mreD gene encoding rod shape-determining protein MreD yields the protein MINNTFFINVLRFVLLILVQVLVFNRLNFFGYINPMVYVLFLYWYPIKKNRTTFILICFLLGLLIDIFSDTLALNAAATVTIAYLRPSIMRFVFGVNYEFQSFKLNSSTKAQQFTFLALLIVTHHVIYFTLEIFSFANVLLIFKKSITIGAASILLCLLFSSLFSTRKE from the coding sequence ATGATCAATAACACCTTTTTTATAAACGTACTAAGGTTTGTCCTATTGATCCTGGTTCAGGTACTTGTATTCAACAGGTTAAACTTCTTTGGCTATATAAATCCCATGGTATATGTTTTGTTTCTTTATTGGTACCCTATAAAGAAGAATAGAACAACCTTTATTTTGATTTGCTTCCTACTTGGGCTTTTGATCGATATTTTCTCGGATACCTTAGCCCTAAATGCAGCAGCTACAGTTACTATCGCTTACTTAAGGCCATCCATCATGCGGTTCGTTTTTGGGGTGAATTATGAGTTTCAAAGCTTTAAGTTAAATAGCTCCACCAAGGCACAACAATTCACATTTTTAGCGTTATTAATTGTAACCCATCACGTTATATATTTTACGCTGGAGATTTTTAGTTTTGCGAATGTACTTCTGATCTTCAAAAAAAGTATCACTATTGGGGCAGCATCCATACTATTATGTTTATTGTTTAGTTCATTGTTCAGTACTAGGAAGGAATGA
- the mreC gene encoding rod shape-determining protein MreC — MQQIINFLIRYKIFLLYLLLLFISLIFTFQSHSYHQSRFLNSANYVSGSIYSFFDNTTSYFDLREENEKLVQENQRLRYQLYNKTNNGAQALDSLESNYLVVRGKVIKNSYSDQRNYITINKGKKDSVEQDMGVITSKGILGIVENTSNGFATVQSILNEKSNINAKIKNSNHFGSLIWDTKDYKTVQLMDIPRLVQLTIGDTIVTGAMSSIFPENIPIGTIKKFDLDTSKSFYRIDVSLFNDMTNINNVYIIKNLNRQEILELQESTETNDQ, encoded by the coding sequence ATGCAACAGATAATAAATTTTCTGATTCGGTATAAAATCTTCCTATTATACCTTCTGCTACTATTCATTTCGTTAATTTTTACTTTTCAATCGCACTCCTACCATCAATCCAGATTCCTAAACTCTGCCAATTATGTTTCGGGAAGCATTTATTCTTTTTTCGACAATACTACCTCCTATTTTGACCTGAGGGAGGAAAACGAAAAACTGGTACAGGAAAACCAAAGGTTACGGTATCAACTATATAACAAGACAAATAACGGGGCACAAGCCTTGGATTCATTAGAGAGCAATTATTTGGTGGTAAGGGGCAAGGTAATCAAAAACAGTTACTCAGACCAACGTAACTATATTACCATAAACAAAGGCAAAAAAGATAGTGTTGAACAAGATATGGGCGTAATTACGTCAAAAGGTATTCTGGGTATTGTAGAAAACACCTCCAATGGTTTCGCAACGGTACAAAGCATACTCAACGAAAAATCCAACATAAATGCCAAAATCAAGAATTCCAATCATTTTGGTTCTTTGATTTGGGATACCAAGGATTACAAGACCGTGCAACTGATGGACATTCCCAGATTGGTGCAACTTACCATAGGAGACACTATAGTTACGGGAGCCATGAGCAGTATTTTCCCCGAAAATATTCCCATTGGGACCATTAAAAAATTCGATTTGGATACCTCCAAAAGTTTTTACCGTATAGATGTTTCCCTTTTTAATGATATGACGAACATCAACAATGTCTACATAATAAAAAACCTGAATAGGCAGGAAATCTTGGAACTACAGGAATCAACGGAAACAAATGATCAATAA
- a CDS encoding rod shape-determining protein has translation MGFFDFLTEEIAIDLGTANTLIIHNDKVVVDSPSIVARDRVSGKIIAVGKEANMMQGKTHENIKTIRPLKDGVIADFDASEKMINMFIKNIPALKKKWFPPALRMVICIPSGITEVEMRAVKESAERVNGKEVYLIHEPMAAAIGIGLDIMQPKGNMIVDIGGGTTEIAVIALGGIVCDKSVKIGGDVFTNDIIYYMRTQHNLYVGESTAEAIKIEIGSATEDLQSPPEEKSVQGRDLLTGKPKQVQISYREIAKALDKSILRVEDAVMETLSQTPPELAADIYNTGIYLAGGGSMLRGLDRRLSQKTDLPVYIAEDPLRAVVRGTGIALKNLERYKSILIK, from the coding sequence ATGGGATTTTTTGACTTCTTGACCGAGGAAATAGCAATTGATTTAGGTACTGCTAACACCTTAATAATCCACAATGACAAAGTCGTTGTAGACAGTCCATCGATCGTAGCACGGGATCGGGTTAGTGGAAAAATCATCGCGGTTGGAAAGGAAGCCAACATGATGCAAGGAAAAACCCATGAAAACATTAAGACCATTAGACCATTGAAGGATGGTGTAATTGCGGATTTTGATGCATCGGAAAAGATGATCAACATGTTCATAAAGAACATTCCAGCCCTAAAGAAAAAATGGTTCCCACCGGCATTGAGAATGGTTATCTGTATTCCATCAGGTATTACTGAAGTGGAAATGCGGGCCGTAAAGGAGTCTGCAGAAAGGGTGAACGGCAAGGAGGTTTATTTAATACACGAACCAATGGCCGCCGCTATCGGTATAGGATTGGACATCATGCAGCCCAAGGGTAATATGATCGTTGATATAGGCGGGGGTACGACTGAAATTGCAGTTATAGCATTGGGAGGTATTGTTTGTGACAAATCCGTAAAAATTGGGGGGGATGTTTTTACCAACGATATTATTTATTACATGCGCACACAACACAATCTCTATGTGGGCGAAAGTACTGCCGAAGCCATAAAAATTGAAATAGGGTCAGCCACTGAGGATTTACAATCCCCTCCTGAGGAAAAGTCGGTTCAAGGTAGGGACCTTTTAACGGGAAAACCGAAGCAGGTACAAATTTCATATAGGGAAATCGCAAAGGCCCTCGATAAATCTATCTTAAGGGTTGAGGACGCGGTTATGGAAACGTTGTCGCAAACACCACCGGAATTAGCCGCGGATATTTACAATACGGGAATTTACCTGGCTGGTGGAGGATCCATGCTACGGGGATTGGACAGAAGACTTTCGCAAAAAACGGATTTGCCGGTTTACATAGCGGAAGATCCTTTGAGAGCGGTCGTTCGTGGAACGGGTATTGCCCTTAAAAACTTGGAAAGATATAAGAGCATACTTATCAAGTAA